The genomic interval TTGGTAAGATATCTCAGGAATGTTCACTTGAACCCAGGGGCTGAAAGGCCTACTGCCTGCCTTGTCacgggcatagattgatctagttaagTCCGTGACAGCTCTGAGAGTACGAAAGTTGTACGTGGAGTGAAGTCTGGATGGCATCAAGCCAGCAGCCAATCAGGGCTTTGACAGAACCTGTGTGATGGTGGCCAGCTGTGCCCTGTGACTATTCTGCAGGTCCCTTTCCTTGGCTGCCAGTCCCTCTGCAGCCTTTGCTGCTGGACACTGCACTTTGTTGGAGAGCTCCCGAATGGCCCCATAAGCCGGTGCAACGTCCCACATATGCAAAAAAGAACCCGCCAGAGTCTCGGTCGCTCCTCGCTGTCGGTGATAGAGAGATTACAATAGGAATAGGAGTAGGAGAAATGAGAGGAACTCACGTGTCAAAATAAGTACAGGGTAAGAAGCGAAGGAAAAACTAAAGCGGGAAAGGAAGGGGTGTGAAGACGGCCACTTGTCAGATCCTAGCAGTACAGCCCACTTCTGAGGAGTGGCTCCTCTGGGAATTACTCTCCCCGGTTTAATTGCTGTGCACAATTTGATGTGTCATGCAATATCCCAAGGGTCAATTTGGGCCATCCCCTAATGTGCTGTCCTATCATAATCTTCTATCCATTGTGGTGGCTTCTGACTGATAGCCAACAGAGGTTGATGGGACCACTCTCTCACTTGCCGTCCTGAAAGAAATAGGGGAGTGAGAAACCTGaatgggaagagaaggctcacgGGTTGAGATAAGATGAAGATAATTAAAGGCAAGCGAAATGGGGAAGCATGCAGAGGCTGCATGgaagcaaagagagagaaaacaggtaTGTTCTTCTTCCCATCAGGAAGTGATATTCAGACATGTCTGGGGATGCCCGGCATCCAATTCCTTAGGAGTGGTAGGAGAGGGCAGATGTTTTTGCAAGAAGACtctcctgtcctcctcctctttgctcaGCCTTTCTTGCTCAGTGTAATGTGCCATGGCCTGGAATTGGCCTTGGATCTTTTGGTGCCAGCTGCCCTGTTGAGGCCTCCTCCCCACTGCTTGCCATCCCCCAGCATACGGGCTTTGAGATTGGAGAGAACCTTGATGCTGTGCCTGCAATGCTCTGCAAGATGCAGTGGTATGATATCGATCAGAGATTCACAGATTTTCAGAGGTTGGTACTACATCTGGAAATCATCCGTTCCAAGccccttgctaaagcagattccccaCAGAAGGTTGCTGAGGAAAGTGTCCAAGACTCTGACTCACAAGaatgggaggaaggaggaccCGAGGAACTAAAGGCCGGTGAGTGTCACcgctgtgcctgggaagatcatggaacagatcctcctagaagacGTGAACATGAAGAAGGCACATGAGGGAAGAGTGGGTGATGGCAGATAGCCATCATGGCTTTGCCGGAAGAAGGTTTTGTCTGACCATTCTgatggccttctgtgatggagtgatgtCGTTGGTGAAGAAAGGGAGAGTGGCCAATGCCATCTACGTGGGTTTGGGCAAGGCCTTTGACGTGGTCCCCCCTCCATATCGTTGTGCCTGAATGGGAGAGATACGGTCTTGTGGGGTGGACTATTCAGTGGGTAAGGTAATTGGTTGGTAGGCCAAAGACAGAGGGGTGTGGTGAATGGCACTATATCCAGGGGGAGGCTGATTATgagcagtgttccccaggggcCTGTGTTGGTTCTGGCACTCCTCAACATCTTCATCGATGACCTGGACGATGGGCgcgagtgtaccctcagcaagtttgccaatgacacaaagctgagtgGTGTAGCTGACGTgatagaaggaagggaagccctgcagagggattttGACAAACTCAGCAGGTTGCCCGTGTGaacataatgaggttcaacacagcagaGTGCAAGGTCTTGCGTGTGGGTCAGGGTAACCCCAAATACGTGTAGAGAGTGGGAGAAGAACTCTTTGAGAgtagccctgtggagaaggtcctgggtgtcctggtggatgaaaatgTAAAGATGAACCGTgagtgtgctcttgcagcttggaaggccaatggtatcctagactccatcagaagaggggtggccagccTGGATGGTGAGATGGTTGTTCCTCTCTACGCCGCCCTTGTAAGACCCCACGTGGAGGCCTGTGTCCAGTGCTGGGGCTCCCAATACAGGAAAGGTGTGGAGCTCCCTTCTGTGAGAGGACCCAGAGGAGGGCCCCAAAGATGATTAGAGGACTGGAGCAACTCCAAGACAGGCTGAGGatgctgggcttgttcagcctgaagaggaaaaggcagtgagaagacctcattgcagtcttccagtatttaaaaaggggaattataaacaggaggggaatcacctttttacaagggtagactgtgataggaaaagggggaatAGTTataagctcaaggagggaaggctttcattggatgtcagggggaagttctctCTTTCcgagagagtgatgaggtgctgtaACAGGTTGCCAgaggatgctccattcctgaaggtgctcaagaccaggttggatgggcccaTGGGCAACCTCTTCTAGtcccagatctggaggttggtggccctgcctggggcagggctgcagaaCGCGCTGATCTGTGTGGATCCTTGtgacccaagccattctgtgattctatgattctgtgacagagaGGCAGCAAAGCTTGACCTGAAGGCCAGGGAAAGTGTTGGACTTGTGGACGCTTTTGTCAGGTGGTAGTGGCAGTTCTCTCCCATGGGAGCCAACTGCTCACTGTTCCAGCTTAGTCGTGGTGGGGAAAGGGTCGCCACGTGCCTCACACGATCTCGGAAGTCTCCAGAGCAGCTGATGATGTCCTGCTGTCACCTGGAGTGTTTGCAGAGGAGAGTGATGATGCAGAGGCACAGCCTGAGATGCGGCACAATTTTattgagagaaaagaggggaaCAAAATTGCTCCAAGGGGTGGCCAACATTCAGGAATAAGCAGGGACAGAGTCGGCACTGTGTGGCCATGGTGGATGTCCCACCTGCTGTCCATCTGCCTTTTTGGCAGAGGAAGAAGGGCCATCCTGTCCTCCCCAAGCTTGATTCCTGGGGTTGACAGACCAGAGGGGCGTAAGTGCCAAACAAGGCATCAGGAGGCAAAGGAGAGAGTGGAAGAGGGGAAAGGCAAACATGGACAATGCTTCCGGAGCGTCCATGGTGGATCTGTTCATTTGCAAGAGTGTTAGCATTGCTTGTAGCCTACGAAAACAAGATCCTGATGGTCCAGTGCAGATCTGAGAACAAATTCTGGGTCCTGGGAGGTCTTTCTCCAGGgcctctgccagcagcattaGCAGGGGAAGAACCGCCTGCCACTGAAGCGGCTGCCAATGCCAGAGAGGCCAAAGCCTCCAGAGGAGATGGGCAcgccctcagagctgaggatgctgccaacggcagcggaggtggaggaTCCCACGGCGGTGTtctgcgggaaggagctgaggatgggtccgggcagggtcaccaccacgggagagggctggatgaagacgttggagtcctggcactgcctgacgcagggctcgttgcagctgctgcccagaggggtggggccgcagggctggcagggcaggcGTGGCACGCACTGGTCGTAGCAGGACATGTCTTGTGTCTGGAGGGGCACCTGTTGGCACAGAGGGTCAGGAGgacacagaagagagagaggagcaTCCCGCCATCCCAGCAGGAGAGAGCCGAGgcactgtgctggctgggcaTATGGAGGCTGTGTAAGgaaatctgttttccagttcttcCCTAAAGCTCCAATGGTACAGCCAATCGCTACCGAGTTTATGCCTAGCCCGTAGCACAGCTCGTGCAAGACCCAGCATCCCTCCAGCTCGCACGTGCTGCCCCATTCCCCATAGCACAGTAGGCTGCTTTCCCAAAACGCAACCTTACGTGGAGACACTTGTATGTCCAGAGAAATCCCCAAAGAAGAAGAGGTTGTGAAAGGGCTTTGCACTCACCTGGTTCCCTGGGAGATGGAGGCAAGAGGAGCGAATGACTGAGAGAGGAGTTGGGCCCCACTTTTATACTGCTTGTGTGCTGCCTGAGGCCAGCAGACACTCTAAGCAAGCAGTAATTTTCCCAGAGACTCACCTCAAATGCAAATAATCCTTCATATTGGCACAGGTTCTGCTTTTCGTTTCCGTCAAGCCTgtcatttcatttcctcatttctgTCATGACTATTTTGCCAGGTTAATTCTTTCATGTTTTCGTGTGAGGGACCCAAGGAATGGTTGGCAATTGCCTTTGTAGAAAGAGAAACATCTCCTCATGCTACTAAAATCTGAAGCCACGCCTAAGGTTTCTCTTCCTTACATACGTGCTACATGGTTCTCTCTACTCccatctgtgaaagaaaaaaaacatttttctgttttgtctcaAATCTTGCTTTGTGAGGTTTTTCTGGTGATAAGACTGACAACTGAATTATCTAGGGGGGTGAGTGCTGGGTGTCACAGTGCCACAGCACCTCTGCTTATGGTTGCAAAGATAAGCAGAAGTGGGACAAGCTGTCTTTTTCAGGGAGCAGCTTGAAGGAGCTTACTGCTGAAAAGGTGGTAATGCTTGCACGTGGCAAGGAAGGCACCACTTCCTGCTGGTTTATCTGTTGGGCCAGGTATGTCACACTaacagggagaaaggaagactgaaaaaacCCAGAGATGGGGGATAAAAGGACCTCACTAAGCTAAGGACTTTGGAGAACTCCCAAAGAAACCTTTGACAGAGAATTCCCTGAGGGGAAATCCTCTTTCGATTTCCTGCCAGGGTCTACTTGCCGTGAAGTTTCCTGGCTTTCTCCCAACCCCCACAGTGACCAGACGAGTTCCTGAGATCAGTGTACCTACTGCAAAACTTGCTGGTCCCTCAGTGGTGACTGTCTCACTCTTGCTTTCTACAAAAactccttgtttttatttcatatctcTTTCCTATCACctgtcttcccttccccatATCCCTAAGCaactaggatttgtaataaactggtttgGCTAATGTTTGACCTGTTCTATCTTAATCTCACCATTGGGTACATATTATAAGGAGCttcttctccctcctataaattggagtgagacaccATCCTCTCCAATCCCACAGTCACTGgccattgtgcagcaggctCCACGTGTCCAGCCACCATGGTATCTGCTGGACAGTCAACTCATCAGGGCATTCGCAAACCAGGAGATTTGTCATCTGATTTGACACTAGCTTCCTTCTCCAGGACAGAGGAGCTCCATCTGAGAAGGGGTGTTTTTCAGGACCCCATCCTCACTGAGTATGACGGGCTTATGTTGAATGTGAatgtgaaaagcagcactggCTTCATTGTTTATGAAATGCTGGTGTTCAGTGTCCTAAAGGAAGCCAAGAGGACACAGCAAGATCACAAACCTGTAATTCTGGAGAGCAGACTTTGGCCTTTTCAGGAATTTACTTGGTAGAATATTCTGAGATAAGATCCTGGAGAGAAGAGGAGCCCAAGGAAGCTGGTTAATATTCCAAGATCACCTCCTGGAAGCTCATGAGTGAAGTATCCCAAGAAAGATACTTGCATTGTGGAACAAAAAACTGTTGGCCAAATGCAATCTGAAGATTATGAAGCTTCTGGAGGATGGCAGCAAAGATGTGTAGTCTGAGGGGAATACAGCCATAATGTCTGTCCAGCCAGAGGTCAAGAGAGGGAAGCTAAGGACCTGATAGAATTCAGTCTGGCAAAGGACATCAGGGGCAGcaaaaaagacttcaaaaaagATCTtaatggaaaagggaaaataaaagaatgtgtGAGTGTTCTCCTCATGGAAATGGGTGACCTGTAAATCGGGCATTGAAAATATTGAGACAATGATTGTCTTCTTGTTTCTTACTCGTCCAGCAAGTGTGGCTTTCAGGAATCCCCTGGCTCAGGGGCCAGGCTGAAAAACGGGAGCTTTCAAGATGTACCTTTGGGGCAAGGAAAGCTTGAGAAAACTGGATATTTTTAATGCGGTAGGCTTATTTGCTCCATGGTAAGATGTGACcatgagtgctgagggagctgtccATTCTTTATCACCAATGTAGGTTGGTGAGTGGGAGAAGTGTCCCAAAGACTGGGGGAACATGGATATCACTCCTGTTTAAGAAGACCAAGAAGCAGATGCGAGGGAGCTACAAGGACTCTACGACTCAGTCctatggagctgctggagcagtgcaTCCTGAGAATTGTTTCACAGCACATGAAGGGTGAATGTATCAGATGCAGCAATCAGCATGGATTTACTGTGGAGAAGTCATGGTCTGATATACCTGATAAGTGTCTACAATGACCTCGTAGACGGGAAAGAGAACAGGACATATTCTTGCTGGAGTTCAGTAAGGCTTTTAACATTGTCCTCAATAAGATGGTCATACTGAAGCTATTGATGAGTGGTCTGAATGAGCCCTCCTGAGCCAGAccaaaaaacacctttgttGGGGCAACATGTGTGCTCTCCTCTAATGAGCAAGGACTGCTGGGTCCTGGTGCTGTTGGGTAGCTGGGGATGTTTGTGGAATGCGTTGTGATCAAGAAGGTCATTGTTACAAAACTCTCCCCAACACCATGAAACAGGGAAGGTATAATTGCTGCATGAAGAAAACACTTTCCTGCCCTGCAGACATGAGGGGAGATGGGACGTGCTCCAAAAGTGCAAGGGAATATGTATAGAAACCAGGCTTCCTGAAGAGTGTCTCCTGAGAGAAAGCAATTTTGAATCTAATTTTGGATTGGCCATGAGCCACCCTTTTGGCATGAGGCCTCCCCAGCAGGCGTGTTGTTTGCAGGCCTGAACACCACACTGGGAAGAATCCTACTCAAACGTGGAAAATCCATTCTTGAGAAGAGGGGAACCTGCGCCCTGtcctgaaaagcagcacagccatctaCTCTAGAGACCAGATTCCACAGGGCTTTTTAGGTAATAACAGGGCTCAGGAAGGCAGTGTTCTCCTTACATCAAATAGCTGATGGCATGGGTTGGCTGATGACCCCAGACACAGTCATGAGAGCGGAATTATCAGTCAAGCAAACATGTTCCCAGAACAAACACCTTTGTGTGGAAAAGAATTTGCAAGGCAGCAAAACTGCCCAATTGCCTTTCCAGAGAGATGAGCAAGGAGGGAAAAGGGCAGAATGAGTTCCCAGACAAAGAAGGCTCAGAATGTCCTAGACAGGGCTGCACTGACAGGAGGATATGCCTTGCTTGCTGATAAAGTGGTTACAAATAAGTCACGACATTTCCCCTGAGACACGTACTGTGCCTGTAGCACAGAATGCCTCGGGCACTTGGGATGCATCTGTCACCCCTAGTGACGTGTTTCTGCAAGGAAACTCCTTGTGCCTGTCATCCTGGAACTTGAAAGGTGTCCGCGCAGCCAATTTGTGAAGGTcggaaagaaggaaatgaaatgtcagggttgacagaaacaaaaacccaacctgTGCCATTAGGAGGGAGAATTTACATTTGAGGTGAGTCTTGTGGAAAATTACAGTGTGCGTAGAGTGACAGTGGGcctggggcagtgctggagtGGTATAAAAGCGGGCCCAACTCCTCTCTCAGTCATTCGCTTCTCTTGCCTCCATCTCCCAGGGAACGAGGTGAGTGCAAAGCCCTTTCACAACCTCTTCTTCTTTGGGGATTTCTCTGGACATACAAGTGTCTCCACGTAAGGTTGTGCTTCggagagcagctgctctgttaCAGGGAATGGGGCTGCATATGCAACATGGGGAGATGCTGGGTCTTGCCAGATGTGTCTCTTGAGGAGCGGGATAGGCATTGAGATGCCTGAGTCTGACCACTCTTGTCTGTTTCTATGGAGCTATGGGGAGAGAGAAGACCATAGGCTTCTTTACACAGCCTCCATAtgcccagccagcacagtgcCTCGGCTCTCTCCTGCTGGGATGGCGGGAtgctcctctctctcttctgtgtcCTCCTGACCCTCTGTGCCAACAGGTGCCCCTCCAGACACAAGACATGTCCTGCTACGACCAGTGCGTGCCACgcctgccctgccagccctgcggccccacccctctgggcagcagctgcaacgagccctgcgtcaggcagtgccaggactccaacgtcttcatccagccctctcccgtggtggtgaccctgcccggacccatcctcagctccttcccacagaACACCGCCGTGGGAtcctccacctccgctgccgttggcagcatcctcagctctgagggcgTGCCCATCTCCTCTGGAGGCTTTGGCCTCTCTGGCATTGGCAGCCGCTTCAGTGGCAGGCGGTTCTTCCCCTGCTAAATCTGTTGCTGATGGCCCTGGAGGAAGATCCCCAGGGTGCACAAAATCTTTGTGGGACTTGAGACCAAGGAATGGAGCTAGTTCGATTACACCGCAAATGTGATCCatgtcttccttccttcccccttttctctctctcatttccttcctgtgcCATTAGTGATCACCATCTGCTCCTCTGCACAGTCGGACCCACAATACCAGCGTAGGGGGGGACAGGATGGCCCTTCTCCCGCTGTGGAAAGGGcggatggatggatggcagTTCACCCATTAGATTCATGCATTGCGGGCTGTCGTGTGTTTGTGGTGCTTCCTGAATGGGCGGcattgtttctctcttttgccTCAATAAATTTGACTGCATCCTAATCGTTGCCCGCGTTGTTATCCATTCTCCTCTGGAGCCTGTGCCATGATGTCTTTGGGGAGAGATGTTTCTCTGTAGTCATTCTGGGAAGTGGTGCTGACTGCTGATCTGAGCAATTGGTAAGATATCTCAGGAATGTTCACTTGAACCCAGGGGCTGAAAGGCCTACTGCCTGCCTTGTCacgggcatagattgatctagttaagTCCGTGACAGCTCTGAGAGTACAAAAGTTGTACGTGGAGTGAAGTCTGGATGGCATCAAGCCAGCAGCCAATCAGGGCTTTGACAGAACCTGTGTGATGGTGGCCAGCTGTGCCCTGTGACTATTCTGCAGGTCCCTTTCCTTGGCTGCCAGTCCCTCTGCAGCCTTTGCTGCTGGACACTGCACTTTGTTGGAGAGCTCCCGAATGGCCCCATAAGCCGGTGCAACGTCCCACATATGCAAAAAAGAACCCGCCAGAGTCTCGGTCGCTCCTCGCTGTCGGTGATACAGAGATTACAGTAGGAATAGGAGTAGGAGAAATGAGAGGAACTCACGTGTCAAAATAAGTACAGGGTAAGAAGCGAAGGAAAAACTAAAGCGGGAAAGGAAGGGGTGTGAAAACGGCCACTTGTCAGATCCTAGCAGTACAGCCCACTTCTGAGGAGTGGCTCCTCTGGGAATTACTCTCCCCGGTTTAATTGCTGTGCACAATTTGATGTGTCATGCAATATCCCAAGGGTCAATTTGGGCCATCCCCTAATGTGCTGTCCTATCATAATCTTCTATCCATTGTGATGGTTTCTGACTGATAGCCAACAGAGGTTGATGGGACCACTCTCTCACTCGCCGTCCTGAAAGAAATAGGGGAGTGAGAAACCTGaatgggaagagaaggctcacgGGTTGAGATAAGATGAAGATAATTAAAGGCAAGCGAAATGGGGAAGCATGCAGAGGCTGCATGgaagcaaagagagagaaaacaggtaTGTTCTTCTTCCCATCAGGAAGTGATATTCAGACATGTCTGGGGATGCCCGGCATCCAATTCCTTAGGAGTGGTAGGAGAGGGCAGATGTTTTTGCAAGAAGACtctcctgtcctcctcctctttgctcaGCCTTTCTTGCTCAGTGTAATGTGCCATGGCCTGGAATTGGCCTTGGATCTTTTGGTGCCAGCTGCCCTGTTGAGGCCTCCTCCCCACTGCTTGCCATCCCCCAGCATACGGGCTTTGAGATTGGAGAGAACCTTGATGCTGTGCCTGCAATGCTCTGCAAGATGCAGTGGTATGATATCGGTCAGAGATTCACAGATTTTCAGAGGTTGGTACTACATCTGGAAATCATCCGTTCCAAGccccttgctaaagcagattccagACAGAAGGTTGCTGAGGAAAGTGTCCAAGACTCTGACTCACAAGaatgggaggaaggaggaccCGAGGAACTAAAGGCCGGTGAGTGTCACcgctgtgcctgggaagatcatggaacagatcctcctagaagacGTGAAC from Lagopus muta isolate bLagMut1 chromosome 25, bLagMut1 primary, whole genome shotgun sequence carries:
- the LOC125684372 gene encoding uncharacterized protein LOC125684372 encodes the protein MVSAGQSTHQGIRKPGDLSSDLTLASFSRTEELHLRRGVFQDPILTEYDGLMLNVNVKSSTGFIVYEMLVFSVLKEAKRTQQDHKPEGEFTFEVSLVENYSVRRVTVGLGQCWSGIKAGPTPLSVIRFSCLHLPGNEVPLQTQDMSCYDQCVPRLPCQPCGPTPLGSSCNEPCVRQCQDSNVFIQPSPVVVTLPGPILSSFPQNTAVGSSTSAAVGSILSSEGVPISSGGFGLSGIGSRFSGRRFFPC